One Mycolicibacterium parafortuitum DNA segment encodes these proteins:
- a CDS encoding TetR/AcrR family transcriptional regulator: MTRQLRADAARNRARVLEVAYDTFAAEGLGVPIDEIARRAGVGAGTVYRHFPTKEALVVAVAEDRVRRIVEHAQALLAGQGPGAALFVFLQDMVRSAAADHGLVDALVGYGLDLEVAAPGAEAAFLTAIGELLDAAQRAGTVRADVDVAVIKALLVVCKVPQVYGGDISERVVRVIEDGLRPR, translated from the coding sequence GTGACCCGACAGCTACGCGCCGATGCGGCGCGCAACCGGGCGCGGGTCCTCGAGGTCGCCTACGACACCTTCGCCGCCGAGGGCCTCGGTGTGCCGATCGACGAGATCGCCCGCCGCGCCGGCGTCGGCGCCGGGACGGTGTACCGGCACTTCCCGACGAAGGAGGCGCTCGTCGTCGCCGTGGCCGAGGATCGGGTGCGCCGCATCGTCGAGCATGCGCAGGCCCTGCTGGCCGGCCAGGGGCCCGGCGCCGCATTGTTCGTGTTCTTGCAGGACATGGTGCGTAGCGCGGCGGCCGACCACGGCCTGGTCGACGCGCTGGTCGGCTACGGCCTCGACCTTGAGGTCGCCGCACCGGGCGCCGAAGCGGCGTTCCTGACCGCGATCGGCGAGTTGCTGGACGCGGCGCAGCGGGCGGGCACCGTCCGCGCGGACGTCGACGTCGCGGTGATCAAGGCGCTGCTGGTCGTCTGCAAGGTGCCCCAGGTCTACGGTGGCGACATCTCGGAGCGCGTCGTGCGGGTCATCGAAGACGGCCTGCGGCCGCGATGA
- a CDS encoding SDR family NAD(P)-dependent oxidoreductase encodes MTNRTAWTTADIPDQTGRTAVITGANTGLGFETAKALAAHGARVVLAVRDTGKGAQAAARITGDVEVQELDLTSLASIRAAAEALRSRFDTIDLLINNAGVMTTPKATTADGFELQFGTNHLGHFALTGLLLETMLAVPGSRVVTVSSNGHKMGGAIHWDDLQWERRYNRMSAYSQSKLANLMFTYELQRRLAPRGTTVAVAAHPGTSSTELGRNLPQALQPAVNRAAALLAQSAAAGALPTLRAATDPGVLGGQYYGPDGIGQQRGNPVVVASNALSYDLAQQRRLWAVSEELTKVSFPVPVSA; translated from the coding sequence ATGACCAACCGGACCGCTTGGACGACCGCGGACATCCCCGACCAGACCGGACGCACCGCCGTGATCACCGGCGCGAACACCGGGCTGGGTTTCGAGACCGCGAAGGCGCTGGCCGCACACGGCGCGCGGGTCGTTCTCGCCGTCCGCGACACCGGCAAGGGCGCGCAGGCCGCCGCCCGGATCACCGGTGACGTGGAGGTCCAGGAACTCGACCTGACGTCGCTCGCGTCGATCCGCGCCGCCGCAGAAGCCCTGAGGTCGCGCTTCGACACGATCGACCTGCTGATCAACAACGCGGGCGTGATGACGACGCCGAAGGCCACCACCGCCGACGGGTTCGAGCTGCAGTTCGGCACCAACCACCTCGGGCATTTCGCGCTCACCGGGCTGCTGCTGGAGACCATGCTCGCCGTGCCCGGGTCACGGGTCGTCACGGTCAGCAGCAACGGTCACAAGATGGGTGGCGCGATCCACTGGGACGATCTGCAGTGGGAGCGCCGCTACAACCGGATGAGCGCGTATTCGCAGTCCAAGCTGGCCAACCTGATGTTCACCTACGAGCTGCAGCGCCGGCTGGCGCCCCGCGGGACGACGGTCGCCGTCGCCGCGCATCCCGGTACGTCGAGCACCGAGCTGGGCCGCAACCTGCCCCAGGCCCTGCAGCCCGCGGTGAACCGGGCCGCGGCGCTGCTCGCACAGAGCGCGGCGGCCGGTGCGTTGCCGACGCTGCGCGCGGCAACCGACCCCGGCGTGCTGGGCGGCCAGTACTACGGTCCCGACGGCATCGGCCAGCAGCGCGGCAATCCGGTCGTCGTCGCGTCCAACGCGCTGTCCTACGACCTCGCTCAGCAGCGCCGGCTGTGGGCCGTCTCCGAGGAGCTGACAAAGGTGTCGTTCCCGGTCCCGGTCAGCGCCTGA
- a CDS encoding cupin domain-containing protein: protein MSLVVPPYPPPRYTADEPEVSAWLKRADAPPDYDAFGHIQYHYLADQSDTDGDYGLYRVQIAPRGGGPGPHFHRGMSEAFYVLSGTLSLYNGTEWVDGNTGDFLYVPPGGIHGFRNEADEPASILILFAPGAPREHYFEGLPHIGELSDEERREWFAKHDNHWVE, encoded by the coding sequence ATGTCGCTGGTCGTCCCCCCGTATCCGCCGCCGCGCTACACCGCCGACGAGCCCGAGGTGAGCGCTTGGCTCAAACGCGCCGACGCCCCGCCGGACTACGACGCGTTCGGACACATCCAGTACCACTACCTGGCCGACCAATCCGACACCGACGGCGACTACGGCCTGTACCGGGTGCAGATCGCACCGCGCGGCGGCGGCCCGGGCCCGCACTTCCACCGCGGCATGTCCGAGGCGTTCTACGTGCTGTCCGGAACGCTGTCGCTGTACAACGGCACCGAGTGGGTGGACGGGAACACCGGCGATTTCCTCTACGTGCCGCCGGGCGGCATCCACGGCTTCCGCAACGAAGCCGACGAGCCGGCGTCCATCCTGATCCTGTTCGCCCCCGGCGCGCCGCGCGAGCACTACTTCGAGGGGCTGCCGCACATCGGCGAGCTCAGCGACGAGGAACGCCGCGAGTGGTTCGCCAAGCACGACAACCACTGGGTGGAGTGA
- a CDS encoding DEAD/DEAH box helicase, producing MRADPAPTSGTSGPGTQALRGWQRRALVKYLTAKPRDFLAVATPGAGKTTFALRIVSELLAEGTVEAVTIVVPTEHLKIQWAQAAARHGIALDPKFSNSNSQTSSEYHGVVVTYAQVASHPTRHRVRTENRRTLVVFDEIHHGGDAKSWGDAIREAFDDATRRLALTGTPFRSDDSAIPFVTYEEDAAGYKTSVADHTYGYSDALADGVVRPVMFMAYSGEARWRDSAGEEHAARLGEPLTAEQTARAWKSALDPKGEWMPAVIAAADKRLDGLRQHIPDAGGMIIATDQTAARAYAKLLLKLTGEDPTVVLSDDKGASDRIAQYSADTSKWLVAVRMVSEGVDVPRLSVGVYATSASTPLFFAQAIGRFVRSRRLGETASIFLPSVPNLLMLASEMEAQRNHVLGKPHREPLEDPLDAELREQKRDEPGEEEKKVEYLGADAELDQVIFDGSSFGTATPAGSDEEADYLGIPGLLDPQSMRDLLRRRQDEQLQKRTAAGVQPPKTTHGQLRELRTELNTLVSLAHHRTGRPHGWIHNELRRRCGGPPVAAATREQLQERIAAIRVLQRELTA from the coding sequence GTGCGGGCTGATCCAGCACCCACGTCCGGCACTTCCGGGCCCGGCACCCAGGCGCTGCGTGGCTGGCAGCGGCGCGCGCTGGTCAAGTACCTGACCGCCAAGCCCCGCGACTTCCTCGCCGTCGCGACCCCCGGCGCCGGTAAGACCACGTTCGCGCTGCGCATCGTCTCCGAACTGCTCGCCGAGGGCACCGTCGAGGCCGTCACCATCGTGGTCCCGACCGAACACCTCAAGATCCAGTGGGCGCAGGCCGCCGCGCGGCACGGCATCGCGCTGGACCCGAAGTTCTCCAACTCGAACTCGCAGACGTCCTCGGAGTACCACGGCGTCGTCGTCACCTATGCCCAGGTCGCCAGCCACCCGACCCGGCACCGGGTGCGCACCGAGAACCGCAGGACGCTCGTGGTGTTCGACGAGATCCACCACGGCGGCGACGCCAAGAGCTGGGGCGATGCGATCCGGGAGGCGTTCGACGACGCGACGCGCCGGCTCGCCCTGACCGGTACACCGTTCCGCAGCGACGACAGCGCGATCCCGTTCGTCACCTACGAAGAGGACGCCGCAGGGTACAAGACCTCGGTGGCCGACCACACCTACGGCTACTCCGACGCGCTCGCCGACGGCGTGGTGCGCCCGGTGATGTTCATGGCGTACTCCGGCGAGGCGCGCTGGCGCGACAGCGCCGGCGAGGAGCACGCCGCCCGGCTGGGCGAGCCACTGACCGCCGAGCAGACCGCGCGAGCCTGGAAGTCGGCGCTCGACCCGAAGGGCGAGTGGATGCCCGCGGTGATCGCCGCGGCGGACAAGCGGCTGGACGGGCTGCGCCAGCACATCCCCGACGCCGGCGGCATGATCATCGCCACCGACCAGACCGCCGCGCGTGCGTACGCCAAGCTGCTGCTCAAGCTCACCGGGGAAGACCCGACCGTCGTGCTCTCCGACGACAAGGGCGCCTCCGACCGCATCGCCCAGTATTCGGCGGACACATCGAAGTGGCTGGTGGCCGTGCGCATGGTGTCCGAAGGTGTCGACGTGCCGCGACTGTCGGTCGGTGTGTATGCGACGAGCGCGTCGACGCCGCTGTTCTTCGCCCAGGCGATCGGGCGCTTCGTGCGGTCCCGGCGCCTCGGCGAGACCGCCAGCATCTTCCTGCCGTCGGTGCCGAACCTGCTGATGCTGGCCAGCGAGATGGAGGCCCAGCGCAATCACGTGCTGGGCAAACCGCACCGCGAGCCGCTCGAGGACCCGCTGGACGCCGAACTGCGTGAGCAGAAGCGCGACGAGCCCGGCGAGGAGGAGAAGAAGGTCGAGTATCTCGGCGCCGACGCCGAACTCGACCAGGTGATCTTCGACGGGTCGTCGTTCGGCACGGCGACACCCGCGGGCAGTGACGAGGAGGCCGACTACCTCGGCATCCCCGGCCTGCTCGACCCGCAGTCAATGCGAGATCTGTTGCGCCGCAGGCAGGATGAGCAACTCCAGAAGCGCACCGCAGCTGGGGTGCAACCACCCAAGACCACCCACGGGCAGCTTCGGGAGTTGCGCACCGAGCTCAACACGCTGGTGTCGCTGGCCCATCACCGCACCGGACGGCCGCACGGCTGGATCCACAACGAGTTGCGCAGGCGCTGCGGCGGGCCGCCGGTGGCCGCCGCGACACGCGAGCAACTGCAGGAGCGCATCGCCGCGATCCGCGTACTGCAGCGTGAACTGACCGCCTGA
- a CDS encoding LuxR C-terminal-related transcriptional regulator yields the protein MTLVRIALGGNATGLVVDQGANRAIQSCSFTDDEAITSYANYYRQFDYVLKAVESSAPGLVHSGEALVALNPRSAFNAEWMRRYELNDGMFVRLTAAPRPCSFVVAGRHAGPFATPDNVRVLNALVPQLQRALRTQHAVAELRDRVASGNHPADSFSAPAMTVFRDMTIGHTNAAAESLLRCSADILVRSGHVLLPFPSADAELRRAVSQATRESGPRTAETLTVPRDALSRPLVVHVLPSTNLHRQQAVVIVVDPDNHREPPKKLLRQLFSLTDAEAEVTLRIARGLTLAAVADELSLSLATVKTHLQHVYQKTDTHRQGELVRLLLSLMP from the coding sequence ATGACTCTGGTGAGAATCGCGCTGGGCGGCAATGCGACCGGCTTGGTCGTCGACCAGGGCGCCAACCGCGCCATCCAGAGCTGCAGCTTCACCGATGACGAGGCGATCACCTCGTACGCGAATTACTACCGGCAGTTCGACTACGTGCTGAAGGCGGTCGAATCCAGCGCGCCGGGGCTGGTACACAGCGGCGAGGCCCTGGTCGCGCTCAATCCCCGGTCGGCATTCAATGCAGAGTGGATGCGACGGTACGAACTCAACGACGGCATGTTCGTCCGGCTCACGGCCGCACCGCGTCCGTGCTCGTTCGTGGTGGCCGGCCGGCACGCCGGACCGTTCGCGACGCCGGACAACGTGCGGGTCCTCAACGCACTCGTCCCTCAACTTCAACGCGCGCTGCGCACCCAGCACGCCGTCGCCGAACTCCGCGACCGCGTGGCGTCCGGCAACCACCCGGCCGACTCGTTCTCCGCACCGGCGATGACGGTCTTCAGGGATATGACGATCGGCCACACCAACGCGGCCGCCGAGTCGCTGTTACGGTGCAGCGCAGACATTCTCGTCAGGTCCGGACATGTTCTGCTGCCATTCCCATCCGCCGACGCCGAGTTGCGGCGCGCGGTGTCGCAGGCCACCCGGGAGTCGGGACCCCGAACCGCGGAGACGCTGACGGTGCCGCGCGACGCCCTGTCACGACCGCTCGTCGTGCACGTGCTGCCGTCGACGAACCTGCACCGGCAGCAGGCCGTGGTGATCGTCGTCGACCCCGACAACCATCGAGAGCCGCCCAAAAAACTTCTGCGGCAGTTATTTTCGTTGACAGACGCCGAAGCGGAGGTGACGCTGCGGATCGCTCGCGGGCTGACGCTGGCCGCGGTCGCCGACGAGTTGTCGCTGTCTTTGGCCACAGTCAAGACCCATCTGCAGCACGTCTACCAGAAGACCGACACCCACCGGCAGGGCGAACTGGTCCGGCTGTTGTTGTCCCTCATGCCGTAG
- a CDS encoding FAD-dependent oxidoreductase, whose protein sequence is MLGASMAGLLAARVLTEFYDRVTIVDRDELDDTAAPRHGVPQSRQPHVVLARCGQVVEELFPGVTDEMVGDGAHLWRSGDLGELYTRFSGHLVTRTGRLRDPEKLTLLHASRPFIESHVRRRVRALPAVTLVDRHDADALTWSADTVTGVRVTSRPEHRQYEIAADLVVDATGRGSRTPALLERMGFARPREDHLTVHVSYVSMPVRIPDGLLNEILFIDMPMAGRPYGWAMSRCENNDWQVLVGTLGIAPPAGEDEFYSYLRELMPAHAYAALLAGEPLADIALYKFPASRWRRYDKLTRMPRGLLVTGDAVASFNPIYGQGMTVAAVAAIALRECLRADGGELSRRFHRAAAKSIDIAWRTAVGSDLALPEVEGKRSLSMKMTTALLDRILLACETDPWMAQEFQMVTGMLAPPSRLVHPKVLRRVLAARGRQNLDADGVPATA, encoded by the coding sequence GTGCTCGGCGCCAGCATGGCCGGGCTGTTGGCGGCGCGGGTACTGACCGAGTTCTACGACCGGGTCACCATCGTCGACCGTGACGAACTCGACGACACCGCGGCGCCGCGGCACGGGGTCCCGCAGTCGCGGCAACCGCACGTGGTGCTGGCGCGGTGCGGTCAGGTCGTCGAAGAGCTGTTTCCGGGAGTCACCGATGAGATGGTCGGCGACGGCGCCCACTTGTGGCGCAGCGGCGACCTCGGTGAGCTGTACACCCGTTTCAGTGGGCATCTGGTCACCAGGACGGGCAGGCTGCGTGATCCGGAGAAGCTGACGCTCCTGCACGCGAGCCGACCGTTCATCGAAAGCCATGTGCGCCGGCGGGTGCGGGCGCTACCCGCGGTGACTCTCGTCGACCGCCACGACGCGGACGCGTTGACCTGGTCGGCCGACACGGTGACCGGGGTCCGCGTGACGAGCCGTCCGGAGCACCGCCAGTACGAGATCGCCGCGGATCTGGTCGTCGACGCGACCGGCCGGGGATCCCGGACGCCGGCGTTGCTCGAACGGATGGGTTTCGCGCGGCCCCGCGAAGATCACCTCACGGTGCATGTCAGCTATGTCAGCATGCCGGTCCGCATCCCGGACGGACTTCTGAACGAGATCCTGTTCATCGACATGCCGATGGCCGGACGGCCCTACGGATGGGCGATGAGCCGCTGTGAGAACAACGACTGGCAGGTGCTGGTGGGAACGCTGGGCATCGCACCTCCCGCTGGCGAAGACGAATTCTATTCCTACCTAAGGGAACTCATGCCTGCGCACGCCTACGCCGCGTTGCTCGCCGGTGAGCCGCTGGCCGATATCGCGCTGTACAAATTCCCGGCCAGCCGGTGGCGCCGCTACGACAAGCTGACCCGGATGCCGCGCGGGCTCCTGGTGACCGGCGATGCGGTCGCGAGCTTCAACCCGATCTACGGCCAGGGCATGACGGTCGCCGCCGTCGCTGCGATCGCGCTGCGCGAGTGCCTGCGCGCCGATGGCGGAGAGCTGTCCCGGCGCTTCCACCGGGCGGCGGCCAAGAGCATCGACATCGCCTGGCGCACGGCCGTCGGTTCGGATCTGGCGTTGCCGGAAGTGGAAGGCAAGCGCTCACTCTCGATGAAGATGACGACCGCGTTGCTCGACCGCATCCTGTTGGCCTGCGAGACCGATCCGTGGATGGCGCAGGAATTTCAGATGGTCACCGGCATGCTGGCGCCGCCCAGCCGGTTGGTGCACCCCAAGGTGCTACGCAGGGTGCTCGCCGCCCGAGGCCGTCAGAACCTCGATGCCGACGGGGTTCCCGCTACGGCATGA
- a CDS encoding SRPBCC family protein produces the protein MTETMTVEATVDAPVTATFALLADPANHAAIDGTGWVREALDPEPLAGVGQMFRVAMYHDNHPDGHYEMSNKVIAFEQDRVVGWEPGQAGPDGVVGYGGWTWRYDLEPLGATQTRVTLTYDWSGVPAELREHIEFPPFAVTLLEYSLDNLAKLAAG, from the coding sequence ATGACCGAAACCATGACTGTCGAAGCCACTGTCGATGCTCCCGTTACGGCGACGTTCGCGTTGCTCGCCGATCCCGCCAACCACGCCGCGATCGACGGAACCGGCTGGGTGCGTGAGGCGCTCGACCCGGAACCGTTGGCCGGCGTCGGGCAGATGTTCCGGGTCGCGATGTACCACGACAACCATCCGGACGGACACTACGAGATGTCCAACAAGGTCATCGCGTTCGAGCAGGACCGCGTCGTGGGCTGGGAACCCGGCCAGGCGGGGCCGGACGGGGTGGTGGGGTACGGCGGCTGGACGTGGCGCTATGACCTGGAACCGCTCGGCGCGACGCAGACGCGGGTCACCCTGACCTATGACTGGTCGGGTGTGCCCGCCGAACTGCGCGAACACATCGAGTTCCCGCCGTTTGCCGTCACACTTCTGGAGTACTCGCTGGACAATCTCGCGAAGCTCGCGGCCGGGTGA
- a CDS encoding HAD-IIA family hydrolase, translated as MAIGGILFDIDGVLVTSWKPIPGAAETLQTLADNQIACTYLTNTTTRTRVQIAELLSEAGMAVRADEVITAAVLTADYVRDRYPGARCFLVNSGQIAEDMPGIDIVYSGEFDGPRAPEPPDVVLLGGAGPEYSHLTLSWVYDWMAQGVPVVAMHRSTAWTTTDGLRVDTGMYLIGMEKTSGRKATAVGKPAPEGFLSAAGRLGVDPEEMYVVGDDLNNDVLAGQVVGMTGVLVRTGKFRQDTLDRWAADEFAMQPNHVIDSVADLPALLGL; from the coding sequence ATGGCGATCGGCGGGATCCTCTTCGACATCGACGGCGTGCTCGTGACGTCGTGGAAGCCGATTCCCGGTGCCGCCGAAACGCTGCAGACGTTGGCGGACAACCAGATCGCCTGCACCTACCTGACCAACACCACCACCAGGACCCGCGTCCAGATCGCCGAACTGCTCAGCGAAGCGGGCATGGCGGTTCGCGCCGACGAGGTGATCACCGCGGCGGTGCTGACAGCCGACTACGTGCGGGACCGCTACCCCGGCGCGCGGTGCTTCCTGGTCAACAGCGGTCAGATCGCCGAGGACATGCCCGGCATCGACATCGTCTACTCCGGTGAGTTCGACGGCCCGCGCGCCCCCGAGCCGCCGGACGTCGTGCTGCTCGGCGGCGCCGGACCCGAGTACAGCCACCTGACGCTGTCCTGGGTCTACGACTGGATGGCGCAGGGCGTCCCGGTGGTCGCGATGCACCGCAGCACCGCGTGGACCACCACCGACGGCCTGCGCGTCGACACCGGCATGTACCTGATCGGGATGGAGAAGACATCGGGCCGCAAGGCCACCGCGGTGGGTAAGCCCGCGCCGGAGGGTTTCCTGTCCGCGGCCGGCCGGCTGGGCGTGGACCCCGAGGAGATGTACGTCGTCGGTGACGATCTCAACAACGATGTGCTGGCCGGTCAGGTGGTCGGCATGACCGGGGTGCTGGTGCGCACCGGCAAGTTCCGGCAGGACACGCTGGACCGCTGGGCGGCAGACGAATTCGCGATGCAGCCCAACCACGTCATCGACTCGGTGGCCGACCTGCCCGCGCTGCTCGGGCTGTGA
- a CDS encoding PH domain-containing protein, producing the protein MLLVHPVHEVIRQIPVLVGSLVLGSATGNPLWTLAGVVLVVGFGLARWFTTTYRIGADEVQLRSGVLRRVVLSVPRNRIRSVSTDARLLHRLLGLTVLKVSTGQEAAGDTAFELDAVPAGDVARLRAVLLADSSAVPDPADSSAVPDLADSSAVELARWQPSWLRYSALTPTGLVTIAAVLGVLSQAGVLRALQDSALARNGQQVLDELGTAAAVASAAAVVLVAAIALSVTQSLLTYGNLVLRRDTARDAGVLQLSHGLVRVRERAFDMRRLRGGTLREPLLVRLFGGARLDAVMTGVTGAGEASQLLPPCPRPTAEAVLGDLIGRPDAVTGALTGHGPAATRRRWTRAMLLPAAAAVGLAVWSAAGGVPVWAWVATALTAAACAALAADRARSLGHRIGGGWLVARAGSLHRRRDCVASAGIVGWTVRQTLPQRRAGVATLIAATAAGVKRYEVIDVPAEQAWAIAGATSPWLSATRWARGGGEH; encoded by the coding sequence ATGCTGCTCGTGCACCCCGTGCACGAGGTGATCCGCCAGATCCCGGTGCTGGTCGGATCGCTCGTGCTCGGATCGGCCACCGGCAACCCGCTGTGGACGCTCGCCGGTGTCGTCCTCGTCGTCGGCTTCGGGCTGGCGCGCTGGTTCACCACCACCTACCGCATCGGCGCCGACGAGGTGCAACTGCGCAGCGGGGTACTGCGGCGGGTGGTGCTCTCGGTGCCGCGCAACCGGATCCGTTCGGTGTCCACCGACGCCCGGCTGCTGCACCGGCTGCTCGGACTGACGGTGCTCAAGGTCAGCACCGGTCAGGAAGCGGCAGGCGACACGGCTTTCGAGCTCGACGCGGTGCCCGCCGGCGATGTGGCCCGGCTGCGGGCGGTGCTGCTGGCGGACTCGTCCGCCGTGCCGGATCCGGCGGACTCGTCCGCCGTGCCCGATCTGGCGGACTCGTCCGCCGTGGAACTGGCGCGGTGGCAGCCGTCGTGGCTTCGGTACAGCGCATTGACCCCGACCGGCCTGGTCACGATCGCCGCCGTGCTCGGCGTGCTCTCGCAGGCGGGAGTCCTTCGGGCGCTGCAGGATTCGGCACTGGCGCGAAACGGACAGCAGGTGCTCGACGAGCTCGGGACGGCCGCTGCGGTCGCGTCCGCCGCAGCGGTGGTACTGGTCGCGGCGATCGCGTTGTCGGTGACCCAGTCGCTGCTCACCTACGGCAACCTGGTGCTGCGCCGTGACACCGCACGCGACGCCGGTGTACTGCAGCTTTCGCATGGTCTGGTGCGGGTGCGGGAACGCGCATTCGACATGCGCCGGCTGCGCGGCGGCACACTGCGGGAACCGCTTCTGGTACGGCTTTTCGGTGGTGCCCGCCTGGATGCTGTGATGACCGGCGTCACCGGCGCCGGCGAGGCGTCGCAGCTGCTTCCGCCGTGCCCGCGGCCGACCGCCGAAGCGGTGCTCGGTGATCTGATCGGCCGGCCCGACGCCGTCACCGGCGCACTGACCGGGCACGGGCCCGCCGCGACCCGGCGGCGCTGGACCCGCGCGATGCTGCTGCCCGCCGCCGCCGCGGTGGGACTGGCCGTCTGGTCGGCGGCCGGCGGGGTCCCGGTGTGGGCGTGGGTGGCCACGGCGCTGACGGCCGCGGCGTGCGCGGCACTGGCCGCCGACCGCGCCCGGTCGCTCGGGCACCGGATCGGCGGCGGCTGGCTGGTCGCCCGCGCGGGCAGCCTGCACCGCCGTCGCGACTGCGTGGCATCGGCGGGCATCGTGGGCTGGACGGTGCGCCAGACGCTGCCGCAGCGCCGCGCCGGCGTGGCGACGCTGATCGCCGCGACCGCCGCGGGTGTCAAACGGTACGAGGTCATCGACGTACCCGCCGAGCAGGCGTGGGCCATCGCCGGAGCCACCTCGCCGTGGTTGTCCGCGACCCGGTGGGCGCGCGGCGGCGGGGAACACTAG
- a CDS encoding PH domain-containing protein, producing MHLVEPAHPPSRKAPLVWALGAAVPWMVAVIAQIVWFAFDAERLWLHVLVAVATVLGATVSIVVAPLWRYRVHRWDLDATAVYTRTGWLVQERRIAPISRVQTVDTYRGPLDRMFGLSNVTVTTASSAGAVRIVALEVDVADRVVAQLTDIAALGGEDAT from the coding sequence GTGCACCTGGTCGAACCGGCGCACCCGCCGAGCCGGAAAGCGCCGCTGGTGTGGGCCCTCGGCGCCGCCGTCCCGTGGATGGTCGCCGTCATCGCGCAGATCGTGTGGTTCGCGTTCGACGCGGAGCGGCTGTGGCTGCACGTGCTCGTCGCCGTGGCCACCGTGCTCGGGGCGACGGTGTCGATCGTCGTCGCGCCGTTGTGGCGCTATCGCGTGCACCGCTGGGATCTGGACGCCACGGCCGTGTACACCCGCACGGGCTGGCTGGTGCAGGAGCGCCGCATCGCACCGATCTCGCGGGTACAGACCGTCGACACCTACCGCGGCCCGCTGGACCGGATGTTCGGGTTGTCCAACGTGACGGTGACGACCGCGTCGTCGGCCGGGGCGGTGCGCATCGTCGCGCTCGAGGTCGACGTCGCCGACCGGGTGGTGGCGCAGCTGACCGACATCGCCGCGCTGGGCGGCGAGGACGCCACGTGA
- a CDS encoding SDR family NAD(P)-dependent oxidoreductase yields the protein MTSTWTAANVPDQSGRVAVVTGANTGIGYEAAQVLAGKGARVVIAVRNLDKGKDAVDRITHRHPGADVSLQELDLSSLASIRGAAEELRGAHPRLDLLVNNAGVMYPPKQTTADGFELQFGTNHLGHFALTGLLLDTLLDVPGSRVVTVASMAHRNMADIHFDDLNWERKYNRVAAYGQSKLANLMFTYELQRRLTAHGAPTVAVAAHPGISNTELMRHIPGTGLPGVMTLAGLITNSPRVGALATLRAATDPEVRGGQYYGPSGFREMVGHPVLVDSNAKSHDVEVQQRLWTVSEDLTGVKFPI from the coding sequence ATGACCTCCACATGGACCGCCGCCAACGTCCCCGATCAGTCCGGCAGGGTCGCCGTCGTGACCGGTGCCAACACCGGCATCGGTTACGAGGCCGCACAGGTGCTCGCGGGTAAGGGGGCCCGCGTCGTCATCGCGGTGCGCAACCTGGACAAGGGCAAGGACGCCGTCGACCGGATCACCCACCGCCACCCCGGCGCCGACGTGTCGCTGCAGGAACTCGACCTGTCCTCGCTGGCGAGCATCCGGGGCGCGGCCGAGGAGTTGCGCGGGGCGCATCCGCGGCTGGATCTGCTGGTCAACAACGCAGGCGTGATGTATCCGCCGAAGCAGACCACCGCCGACGGGTTCGAGCTGCAGTTCGGCACCAACCACCTCGGGCATTTCGCGCTGACCGGCCTGCTGCTGGACACCCTGCTCGACGTGCCCGGCTCGCGCGTGGTGACGGTCGCGAGCATGGCGCACCGCAACATGGCCGACATCCACTTCGACGACCTGAACTGGGAACGCAAATACAACCGGGTCGCGGCGTACGGCCAGTCGAAGCTGGCCAACCTGATGTTCACCTACGAGCTGCAGCGCAGGCTCACCGCGCACGGCGCGCCGACCGTCGCGGTCGCGGCACATCCCGGCATCTCCAACACCGAGCTGATGCGCCACATCCCCGGCACCGGCCTGCCCGGGGTGATGACCCTGGCCGGGCTGATCACCAACAGCCCGCGCGTCGGTGCGCTGGCGACGCTGCGCGCGGCCACCGATCCCGAGGTGCGCGGCGGCCAGTACTACGGGCCGTCCGGATTCCGGGAGATGGTCGGGCACCCGGTGCTGGTGGACTCCAACGCCAAGTCCCACGACGTGGAAGTCCAGCAGCGGCTGTGGACGGTGTCGGAGGACCTGACCGGTGTGAAGTTCCCGATCTGA